The following proteins are co-located in the Gloeocapsa sp. PCC 7428 genome:
- the galT gene encoding galactose-1-phosphate uridylyltransferase, with the protein MYSHKLLKPDGRHLTLYSRYPIDSKITAVSPSNEPVQANPHLRWHPLRGEWVAYASHRQARTFMPPPEYNPLAPTTNSTFPTELPLGRYDVAVFDNRFPSLTIAAHDPPPSIVETLPANGACEVVVFTQDPQASLGSLALDHLDLLLQVWGDRTRILGENPQIQYVLPFENKGVEVGVTLHHPHGQIYAYPFIPPVPARMLERQRHFYAEHQCGLLQDLIQKEIADNQRIVYQDENAIAFVPVCARYPYEVWVAPIQPVATFCDLSAAQRWSLAKALKTVTLKYDGLWQRSFPYLMAWFQAPTDGKAHPEAHLHAQFYPPYRTSDRLKYLAGTELAAGMFANDALPEEKAKELQAVVVNSELAIT; encoded by the coding sequence ATGTACTCCCACAAGCTGCTAAAGCCGGATGGTCGTCATTTAACGTTGTACAGTCGCTACCCCATTGATAGTAAAATCACCGCCGTCAGCCCCAGCAATGAACCAGTGCAAGCAAATCCGCATCTGCGCTGGCATCCGTTACGCGGTGAATGGGTCGCCTATGCAAGTCACCGTCAAGCACGGACGTTCATGCCGCCTCCAGAATATAATCCCCTCGCACCCACTACCAATTCTACGTTTCCGACGGAACTACCATTAGGTAGATATGACGTTGCGGTGTTTGATAACCGCTTTCCCTCACTCACGATCGCAGCCCACGATCCGCCGCCATCGATTGTGGAAACTTTACCTGCAAATGGTGCGTGTGAAGTGGTGGTATTTACGCAAGATCCGCAAGCGTCGCTGGGTTCATTGGCACTTGACCACTTAGATTTGCTGTTGCAAGTGTGGGGCGATCGCACTAGAATTCTCGGAGAAAATCCCCAGATTCAATACGTCCTCCCGTTTGAAAATAAGGGTGTGGAAGTGGGCGTAACATTGCACCATCCTCACGGACAAATTTACGCTTATCCGTTTATTCCACCCGTACCCGCACGAATGCTAGAGAGGCAACGGCACTTTTACGCGGAACATCAATGTGGTTTGCTGCAAGATTTGATTCAAAAAGAGATTGCCGATAACCAAAGAATTGTTTATCAAGATGAAAACGCGATCGCGTTCGTTCCGGTATGCGCGCGCTATCCTTATGAAGTGTGGGTTGCGCCGATTCAGCCCGTTGCGACGTTTTGTGACTTGAGTGCAGCGCAACGCTGGAGTCTTGCCAAAGCTTTAAAAACGGTAACGCTGAAATATGATGGCTTATGGCAGCGCTCATTTCCGTACTTGATGGCGTGGTTCCAAGCGCCTACTGATGGAAAAGCGCATCCGGAAGCGCATTTGCACGCACAATTTTATCCTCCGTATCGAACAAGCGATCGCCTGAAATATTTAGCAGGAACCGAACTCGCCGCAGGGATGTTTGCCAACGATGCATTACCAGAGGAAAAAGCTAAGGAGTTACAAGCTGTCGTCGTCAATAGCGAATTAGCAATCACATGA
- a CDS encoding glycoside hydrolase family 2 protein, whose product MDLLLDRLEEETEYCNVGVNRIALSIQDGYPRPQLQRDKWYNLNGTWRFVYDDQGQFNQPSHITDWTHNIEVPFAPESTKSGIGDLAFHTNCWYEREFTTPPGEGRLLLHFGAVDYRARVWVNGQFMADHEGGHTPFSIDITSVLDDSGVTKVTVWAQDDPHDLAKPRGKQDWQLEAHSIWYPRTSGIWQTVWVERVGGTYVDRIRWTPEFERWEIGFYAAIAGDRQDGIQIKVKLSIGDTVLVKDTYEVFNGEIQRRIALSDPGIDDYRNELLWSPEKPTLIEAEIQLWEQDKLLDEVKSYTAMRTVGIQRDRFMLNGRPYYLRLVLDQGYWEETLMTPPSDAALRRDVELVKAMGFNGVRKHQKIEDPRFLYWADVLGLLVWEEMPSAYRFTPKAVERMTKEWTEVIERDISHPCIVVWVPFNESWGVPNLVETPAHRNYVLAIYHLTKTLDPSRPVVGNDGWESTDTDILAIHDYETNPTQLAHRYGPEVKLSDLFERRRPGGRILTLDNYPHQGQPVMLTEFGGIAYAPEDKPDADKVWGYERCFNISELEMKYTALLETVNSIEIFSGFCYTQFADTFQEANGLLYSDRTPKISIDAIRQATLSGGLCTPTSC is encoded by the coding sequence ATGGATTTACTATTGGATAGGTTGGAGGAAGAAACGGAATACTGCAATGTTGGCGTAAACAGAATAGCCCTCTCTATACAAGATGGCTATCCACGTCCACAACTGCAACGAGACAAGTGGTACAACTTAAACGGCACTTGGCGATTTGTGTATGATGACCAAGGACAGTTTAATCAACCTAGCCATATTACCGATTGGACACATAATATAGAAGTTCCGTTTGCTCCCGAATCTACCAAAAGTGGTATTGGCGATTTAGCGTTTCATACAAATTGTTGGTATGAGCGAGAGTTTACAACGCCGCCAGGTGAGGGAAGATTGTTACTTCATTTTGGGGCGGTAGATTATCGGGCGCGGGTGTGGGTTAATGGTCAGTTTATGGCTGACCACGAAGGCGGTCATACTCCGTTCAGTATTGATATTACGTCGGTTTTGGATGATAGTGGCGTAACTAAAGTTACAGTTTGGGCGCAAGACGATCCGCACGACTTAGCTAAACCGCGCGGTAAGCAGGATTGGCAATTAGAGGCGCATAGTATTTGGTATCCTCGCACAAGTGGCATTTGGCAGACCGTCTGGGTGGAACGTGTGGGTGGAACGTATGTCGATCGCATCCGGTGGACTCCAGAATTTGAGCGGTGGGAAATTGGTTTTTACGCGGCGATCGCTGGCGATCGCCAAGATGGTATCCAAATCAAAGTCAAACTGAGTATTGGCGATACAGTCTTAGTAAAAGATACCTACGAAGTCTTCAACGGCGAGATTCAGCGCCGGATTGCGCTTTCCGATCCAGGAATTGACGACTACCGTAATGAACTGCTTTGGAGTCCAGAGAAACCAACGCTGATCGAGGCCGAAATTCAATTATGGGAGCAAGACAAGCTACTTGATGAAGTAAAATCCTACACCGCGATGCGTACTGTCGGGATACAACGCGATCGCTTTATGCTCAACGGTCGCCCGTATTACTTACGGTTAGTTCTCGATCAAGGCTACTGGGAAGAGACATTAATGACTCCACCATCCGATGCAGCGTTGCGACGCGATGTGGAACTTGTCAAAGCTATGGGTTTTAATGGAGTCCGCAAGCACCAAAAAATTGAAGACCCGCGTTTTTTATACTGGGCGGATGTCTTAGGATTACTCGTATGGGAGGAAATGCCCAGCGCGTATCGCTTCACTCCCAAAGCCGTCGAACGCATGACTAAAGAGTGGACAGAGGTCATTGAGCGCGATATTAGTCACCCGTGTATTGTCGTTTGGGTACCGTTTAATGAATCGTGGGGAGTTCCGAACTTAGTGGAAACACCGGCACACCGCAACTATGTTTTAGCAATCTATCACCTTACCAAGACGCTCGATCCATCGCGTCCGGTCGTTGGTAACGATGGTTGGGAAAGTACCGATACCGATATTCTCGCGATTCATGACTATGAAACCAATCCTACACAGTTAGCGCATCGTTATGGTCCAGAAGTCAAGCTATCAGACCTTTTTGAACGGCGGCGTCCTGGCGGGCGAATCTTAACTTTAGATAACTATCCGCATCAAGGACAACCAGTAATGCTTACCGAGTTTGGCGGAATTGCTTATGCCCCAGAAGATAAACCAGATGCTGATAAGGTTTGGGGATACGAGCGATGTTTTAATATTTCCGAACTCGAAATGAAGTATACTGCACTGCTGGAAACAGTGAATAGCATCGAAATATTCAGCGGCTTTTGTTACACGCAGTTTGCCGATACGTTTCAAGAAGCTAACGGGTTATTGTACAGCGATCGCACGCCTAAAATCTCGATTGATGCGATTCGTCAGGCAACTCTATCAGGAGGTTTATGTACTCCCACAAGCTGCTAA
- a CDS encoding SDR family oxidoreductase, translated as MQLKPIDQQVVVVVGASSGIGRAAALQFAKHKAKLVVAARSESGLQSLVEEIRQLGSEAIAVVADVTVFDQVKAIADRAVEAYGRLDTWVHTPATAVFASFADTKPEEFKRVIDVSLTGQAYGAMAALPHLKREGQGALIHVSSVLGRRSLPLQSSYCSAKHGVEGFLESLRVELQHEGIPISVTSILPASVNTPFYNNALTRLGVKPSGAPPYYEPSLVADAILYVATHPTRDFLVGDAARVTDLLQRLSPGLVDFVLVKIGYQLQQTSEPKSEDVPNNLYQPIPANDKVEGDFGNLAVPSIGDWLDKNPLLKWGAVAGTATLAFLATQAFKEGKI; from the coding sequence ATGCAACTGAAGCCGATTGATCAACAAGTCGTTGTCGTCGTTGGGGCTTCCAGCGGGATTGGACGCGCGGCGGCGCTGCAATTTGCCAAGCATAAAGCAAAACTTGTTGTCGCTGCGCGGAGTGAATCGGGACTGCAATCTTTAGTAGAAGAAATTCGGCAATTGGGAAGCGAGGCGATCGCCGTCGTTGCGGATGTGACAGTATTTGACCAAGTGAAAGCGATCGCAGATCGTGCGGTTGAAGCATACGGACGACTTGATACGTGGGTGCATACTCCTGCTACGGCTGTGTTTGCAAGTTTTGCTGATACTAAGCCCGAAGAGTTCAAGCGCGTGATTGATGTTAGCTTAACCGGACAAGCATACGGCGCAATGGCAGCACTACCGCATCTCAAGCGCGAAGGGCAAGGCGCGTTAATTCACGTTTCGTCAGTTCTCGGTAGGCGTAGTTTACCGCTGCAAAGTTCGTATTGTTCGGCAAAACATGGTGTTGAAGGCTTTCTGGAATCGCTGCGCGTCGAGTTACAACATGAGGGAATCCCGATTAGTGTAACGAGTATCTTACCTGCCTCAGTCAACACGCCCTTCTACAACAATGCGCTAACACGATTAGGTGTCAAACCATCCGGCGCACCACCATACTACGAACCTAGCTTGGTTGCGGATGCGATCCTCTATGTCGCGACTCATCCCACGCGTGACTTTCTGGTAGGAGATGCAGCGCGAGTTACCGATCTTTTGCAACGTCTGTCGCCTGGGTTAGTCGATTTTGTGTTAGTCAAGATCGGTTATCAACTCCAGCAAACTTCAGAACCGAAATCGGAAGATGTACCCAACAATCTTTATCAACCAATTCCAGCCAACGACAAAGTTGAGGGGGACTTTGGCAATTTAGCAGTACCGAGTATCGGTGACTGGCTAGACAAAAATCCACTTCTCAAATGGGGTGCCGTCGCGGGTACAGCCACACTCGCGTTTTTAGCAACACAGGCGTTCAAAGAGGGGAAAATATGA
- a CDS encoding poly(R)-hydroxyalkanoic acid synthase subunit PhaE: MMERETPLDGNPDDDAQATSSSNVSDRTLLLELNNLYWDIYEKTYSRWLQSPRIGITREFNHKLLQGIDTWLNFCKASFDYQIVLADVWVKTFAELIPQLDFSKRDPDWREVLQIWSRSFDRIFAQTFRSEEALQIQGNFLNTAMKSRLYQQQLIELFLKTYDFPVKSEIDELYRTIYELRKEVKSLKKALASPTKLHPVVPTKEENVKTASVLGGVWGEE, translated from the coding sequence ATGATGGAACGAGAAACACCCCTAGATGGCAATCCTGATGACGATGCTCAAGCGACAAGTAGTAGCAATGTTAGCGATCGCACGCTGTTGCTTGAGTTAAATAACCTTTATTGGGATATTTATGAAAAGACATATAGCCGGTGGTTACAAAGTCCTCGCATCGGGATTACTCGTGAATTCAATCACAAGTTGCTCCAAGGAATTGATACCTGGCTTAACTTCTGTAAAGCAAGCTTTGACTATCAAATTGTGCTTGCTGATGTTTGGGTAAAGACTTTTGCCGAACTTATACCACAATTAGATTTTAGCAAGCGCGATCCTGACTGGCGTGAGGTATTGCAAATTTGGAGTCGCTCGTTTGATCGCATATTTGCGCAGACATTTCGTTCAGAAGAAGCCCTACAAATTCAAGGAAACTTCTTAAATACAGCAATGAAATCTCGGCTTTATCAACAACAGCTGATCGAACTGTTTCTCAAGACGTATGACTTTCCAGTTAAGAGTGAAATTGATGAACTCTACCGCACTATCTACGAGTTACGCAAGGAAGTTAAAAGCCTCAAAAAAGCTTTAGCATCGCCAACCAAGTTGCATCCAGTCGTACCAACCAAAGAAGAGAACGTCAAAACCGCAAGTGTTTTGGGCGGAGTGTGGGGAGAGGAATAG
- the phaC gene encoding class III poly(R)-hydroxyalkanoic acid synthase subunit PhaC, with protein sequence MLTDLAELWQRGEVFSRLREEDNLIGVTPKEEIYREDKVVLYRFTPQVKNLLNTPILIVYALVNRPYIVDLQAKRSLVANLLKLGVDVYLIDWGYPSRIDRWLTLDDYINGYINNCIDVVCDRHNLAQINLLGICQGGTFSLCYSALYPAKVKNLIVMVTPVDFHTQEGLLNVWSGCTLGAKALDVDLAIDTLGNVPGDWLNFQFLMLKPFQLGVEKYIKFLESSDSEEKIINFFRMEKWIFDSPDLAGEAFRQYMKDFYQENKLIKGQLEIGGKRVHLEKIRIPIFNIYAEQDHLVPPASSLALEKYVASSEYTVRSFPVGHIGMYVSRKVQKDLPEAIADWLK encoded by the coding sequence ATGCTTACAGATCTAGCCGAACTTTGGCAACGTGGTGAAGTTTTTAGCCGTTTGCGCGAAGAAGACAATTTAATAGGAGTCACGCCGAAGGAAGAAATCTACCGCGAAGATAAGGTGGTGTTGTATCGCTTTACTCCACAAGTGAAAAATTTACTCAACACTCCGATTTTGATTGTTTATGCCTTAGTGAATCGTCCTTATATTGTTGATTTACAAGCAAAGCGATCGCTTGTTGCTAATTTGCTCAAACTCGGTGTTGATGTTTACTTAATCGATTGGGGTTATCCAAGTCGAATTGATCGTTGGCTAACGCTTGATGATTACATTAATGGCTATATTAATAACTGCATCGATGTTGTCTGCGATCGCCACAACCTTGCGCAAATTAATCTTTTAGGCATTTGTCAGGGAGGAACCTTTAGCCTTTGCTACAGTGCGCTTTACCCAGCGAAGGTAAAAAACCTGATTGTGATGGTTACGCCTGTTGATTTCCATACTCAAGAAGGGCTGCTCAACGTTTGGAGTGGCTGTACGCTAGGCGCAAAAGCTCTAGATGTGGATCTAGCGATTGATACTTTGGGGAATGTTCCTGGCGACTGGCTCAATTTTCAATTTCTGATGCTTAAACCTTTTCAATTAGGAGTTGAAAAGTATATTAAGTTTTTAGAAAGTAGTGATTCTGAGGAAAAAATTATCAACTTCTTCCGCATGGAAAAGTGGATTTTCGATAGTCCCGATCTAGCTGGTGAAGCTTTTCGACAATATATGAAAGACTTTTATCAAGAAAATAAACTTATAAAAGGTCAACTGGAGATAGGAGGAAAACGAGTACATTTAGAGAAGATTCGTATTCCAATTTTTAATATATATGCCGAGCAGGATCATTTAGTACCTCCTGCATCTTCGTTAGCGTTAGAGAAGTACGTTGCTAGCAGCGAGTACACGGTACGTTCTTTTCCGGTTGGGCATATTGGTATGTATGTGAGTCGTAAAGTTCAAAAGGATCTACCTGAGGCGATCGCTGATTGGTTGAAGTAA
- a CDS encoding thiolase family protein: MQEAYIISTARTPLGRFGGTLANCSPVELGMHTIQAVLKQAGISGEALDLYVFGNVLRAGHGQSLPRQAALKAGIPESVNGYAVDMVCSSAMMSVINATTAIHAQAADIVLAGGMESMSQTGFLLSHRARWGYKSLSSPEQLIDILLYDGLTDPTSSETMGEQAERLASTYNITRAELDEVALYSHQRAAIATAQGTFKREIVPIEVKSKTGMLVVDQDEGIRPESTLESLSKLKPAFIEDGIFTAGNSSQLSDGAAALVVASKKAVEQTQTDRADFWWNVGRWRNLALSRSPNCGSAKAISQAEDENLRF, translated from the coding sequence ATGCAAGAAGCCTATATCATCTCCACAGCACGTACACCCCTAGGTCGATTCGGCGGAACGCTGGCAAATTGTTCCCCAGTGGAGTTAGGTATGCACACAATTCAAGCAGTTCTAAAACAAGCCGGAATCTCAGGCGAAGCTTTAGATTTGTATGTCTTTGGCAACGTCCTCCGCGCCGGACACGGACAATCATTACCGCGTCAAGCCGCTTTAAAAGCGGGAATTCCCGAATCAGTAAACGGATACGCCGTTGATATGGTTTGCTCGTCAGCAATGATGAGCGTCATTAATGCAACCACTGCGATTCACGCCCAAGCCGCAGATATCGTCCTTGCAGGCGGAATGGAATCAATGTCTCAGACAGGGTTTTTGCTATCGCACCGCGCGCGATGGGGATACAAATCGCTGAGTTCGCCAGAGCAACTCATCGATATCCTACTCTACGACGGTCTTACCGATCCCACATCTTCAGAAACTATGGGAGAACAAGCGGAGCGCTTAGCATCAACTTACAATATCACGCGGGCAGAGTTAGATGAAGTTGCGCTGTATTCGCACCAACGCGCCGCGATCGCCACCGCACAAGGAACGTTCAAACGCGAAATTGTCCCGATTGAGGTCAAAAGCAAGACAGGAATGCTCGTTGTCGATCAAGATGAAGGAATTCGCCCAGAAAGCACATTGGAGAGTCTCAGCAAGCTCAAACCCGCGTTTATCGAGGATGGCATCTTTACGGCTGGTAACAGCAGTCAACTATCGGATGGAGCTGCAGCGCTGGTTGTAGCAAGCAAAAAAGCTGTGGAACAGACTCAAACCGATCGCGCGGATTTTTGGTGGAACGTGGGTAGGTGGAGAAACTTGGCGCTTTCCAGAAGTCCCAATTGTGGCAGTGCAAAAGCTATTAGCCAAGCTGAAGATGAGAATCTACGATTTTGA
- a CDS encoding SDR family oxidoreductase: MISLGLEDKVVFVTGGNRGIGAATVALLEHLGAKVAYTHRSDRINPYGMAIAADVTNGSAMEQVVEKIEQTLGSIYGVVANAGITRDNFFPKQTTSDWDAVIDTNLKGVYHTLMPVIPKMYERGEGSVVCISSISGERGNVGQTNYAASKAGLIGLTKTLALEAARYGVRANVVAPGFIDTEMLQSVPDKVKQRILSEVPLRRFGKPEEVAWAVAFLLSPIASSYVTGTVLRVNGACHT; the protein is encoded by the coding sequence ATGATCTCTTTAGGGCTAGAGGATAAAGTTGTTTTCGTCACTGGTGGTAATCGCGGGATTGGAGCCGCCACTGTTGCATTACTCGAACACTTGGGCGCTAAAGTTGCTTATACGCATCGCAGCGATCGCATTAATCCCTATGGTATGGCGATCGCTGCTGACGTTACCAATGGCTCAGCGATGGAGCAAGTCGTCGAAAAGATTGAACAAACATTAGGTTCGATTTATGGAGTTGTAGCGAATGCAGGAATAACACGCGACAATTTTTTCCCCAAACAAACGACTTCAGACTGGGATGCAGTTATTGACACGAATTTGAAGGGAGTCTATCACACGCTCATGCCTGTGATTCCCAAGATGTACGAGCGTGGTGAAGGCTCGGTTGTCTGCATTAGTTCCATTTCCGGCGAACGTGGTAACGTTGGTCAAACGAACTATGCCGCATCTAAAGCAGGTTTGATTGGTCTAACGAAAACACTCGCATTAGAGGCAGCGCGATACGGAGTACGAGCTAATGTCGTAGCACCAGGATTTATCGATACAGAGATGCTCCAGAGTGTACCAGATAAAGTCAAGCAACGCATTCTGTCTGAGGTTCCTCTACGTCGCTTTGGCAAGCCTGAAGAGGTTGCTTGGGCAGTAGCGTTTTTACTTTCGCCGATCGCAAGTAGCTATGTTACAGGTACAGTCTTGCGTGTTAATGGCGCTTGTCATACTTGA
- a CDS encoding BrnT family toxin, whose translation MNNVTFFDSVTVFADPYLLIADDTKHSQTEKREQAIGEAESGKILVVVFTRRANSIRIISARPANKKERKLYAQRTTK comes from the coding sequence TTGAACAATGTCACGTTCTTCGATTCTGTAACGGTTTTTGCTGACCCGTATCTGTTGATCGCAGATGATACTAAGCATTCTCAAACAGAAAAGAGAGAACAGGCTATCGGGGAGGCAGAAAGCGGAAAAATCCTTGTAGTCGTCTTCACAAGGAGGGCAAATAGCATTCGCATAATCAGTGCAAGACCAGCAAATAAAAAGGAGCGAAAATTATATGCCCAAAGAACAACAAAATGA
- a CDS encoding BrnA antitoxin family protein, producing the protein MPKEQQNEFPVDRARRVSDEETAEFRKAIEEQFGVTLRKRGRPAKSKSEKYVQVSLRLDPAVINWAKEQAEREGIGYQTVINNTLNQARKRSSQHVKK; encoded by the coding sequence ATGCCCAAAGAACAACAAAATGAATTTCCTGTTGACCGTGCAAGACGCGTTTCAGATGAAGAAACAGCAGAATTTAGAAAGGCAATCGAAGAGCAGTTTGGTGTAACACTTCGTAAAAGGGGCAGACCAGCAAAGAGTAAATCAGAGAAGTACGTTCAAGTGTCGCTTCGCCTCGATCCTGCTGTGATTAATTGGGCTAAAGAACAAGCAGAACGTGAAGGAATTGGATACCAAACTGTAATCAACAACACTCTCAATCAAGCACGCAAAAGATCTTCTCAACACGTCAAGAAATAG
- a CDS encoding alpha/beta fold hydrolase: MNTVVKEQQININGFTIRYFTAGDEGLPLVLLHGNAASAVDWSWVLPQLATQYRVYAPDFPGFGDSSKPNLNYSLDFLTQFVNDFLNVLEIDSAVVAGNSLGGIVALRFALANGDRVTSLVLVDSSGLGYVVTPLLSQLTLPGYGEAMIAMCKTPLGAKPRSWLRATLLFNHPGKVPAAWIAEQERMSLLPGFLEASLSALRAQLNVIGQREVLLDALPQLTIPTLVLWGTNDSVFPKYQAETAVSRLQRGQLAYIPYCGHLPHVERPDLFSNAVNQFLVEVK, encoded by the coding sequence GTGAATACTGTAGTAAAAGAACAGCAAATTAATATCAATGGTTTTACTATCCGTTACTTTACAGCAGGTGATGAGGGTTTACCATTAGTGCTGCTACATGGAAATGCGGCTAGTGCTGTTGATTGGTCTTGGGTATTGCCACAATTAGCGACTCAGTACCGCGTCTATGCGCCGGATTTTCCTGGGTTTGGTGACAGTAGCAAACCTAACCTTAATTATTCACTCGACTTTTTAACACAGTTTGTGAATGACTTTCTGAATGTGCTGGAAATAGACAGCGCAGTAGTGGCTGGGAACTCGTTAGGTGGTATTGTGGCGTTGCGGTTTGCGTTAGCGAATGGCGATCGCGTCACGTCACTTGTACTAGTAGATAGTTCAGGATTGGGTTACGTCGTGACTCCCTTACTATCGCAGTTGACTCTACCTGGGTATGGCGAGGCAATGATTGCAATGTGCAAAACTCCATTAGGTGCGAAGCCGCGATCGTGGTTGCGGGCAACATTACTTTTTAATCACCCTGGAAAAGTTCCAGCGGCGTGGATCGCCGAACAAGAACGAATGTCGTTACTTCCTGGCTTTCTGGAAGCAAGTTTATCTGCACTACGGGCGCAGTTGAATGTTATCGGACAACGCGAGGTATTACTCGACGCATTACCTCAATTGACGATACCAACACTTGTTTTGTGGGGTACGAATGACTCGGTTTTCCCCAAATATCAAGCAGAAACCGCCGTCAGCCGACTACAGCGAGGACAACTTGCTTACATACCATATTGCGGTCACTTACCTCATGTCGAACGTCCTGATCTCTTCAGTAACGCAGTGAATCAGTTTTTAGTTGAAGTTAAGTAA